From a region of the Tursiops truncatus isolate mTurTru1 chromosome 13, mTurTru1.mat.Y, whole genome shotgun sequence genome:
- the UNC119B gene encoding protein unc-119 homolog B yields the protein MSGSNSKAAAVGSAAGPGGLVTGKEEKKKAGGGVLNRLKARRQAPHHAADDGIGAAVTEQELLALDTIRPEHVLRLSRVTENYLCKPEDNVYSIDFTRFKIRDLETGTVLFEIAKPCVSDQEEEEEEAAAAAAGGDVDVSAGRFVRYQFTPAFLRLRTVGATVEFTVGDKPVSNFRMIERHYFRERLLKNFDFDFGFCIPSSRNTCEHIYEFPQLSEDVIRLMIENPYETRSDSFYFVDNKLIMHNKADYAYNGGQ from the exons ATGAGCGGGTCGAATTCTAAGGCTGCGGCCGTGGGGTCGGCGGCTGGGCCCGGGGGGCTGGTGACTggcaaggaggagaagaagaaggctGGCGGCGGCGTCCTGAACAGGCTTAAGGCGCGGCGGCAGGCGCCCCACCACGCGGCCGACGACGGCATCGGGGCAGCGGTTACGGAGCAGGAGCTGCTGGCTCTGGATACCATCCGGCCCGAGCACGTCCTGCGCCTCAGCCGGGTCACAGAGA attatttatgTAAACCCGAAGACAACGTCTACAGTATTGATTTCACACGCTTCAAAATTCGAGATTTGGAGACCGGGACAGTGCTTTTTGAGATTGCCAAACCTTGTGTGTCAG accaggaggaggaggaggaggaggcggcggcggcggcggcaggcgGAGATGTGGATGTCAGTGCTGGCCGCTTCGTCCGCTATCAGTTCACGCCAGCATTTCTCCGCCTCCGCACCGTGGGCGCCAC GGTGGAGTTCACGGTGGGAGACAAACCTGTGTCAAACTTCCGGATGATCGAACGGCACTATTTCCGGGAACGCCTGCTGAAAAACTTTGACTTTGATTTCGGCTTCTGCATCCCCAGCAGTAGGAACACTTGTGAACATATCTATGAGTTTCCCCAGCTTTCTGAGGATGTCA TTCGTCTGATGATTGAAAATCCCTATGAGACCCGTTCTGACAGCTTCTACTTTGTCGACAACAAGCTGATAATGCACAACAAGGCTGACTATGCCTATAACGGGGGCCAGTAG